A genomic stretch from Flavobacterium sp. KS-LB2 includes:
- a CDS encoding M14 family metallopeptidase, whose translation MKKTVFSFYLMLTLVLSVQAQVQSPSQFLPNYGKQITYYHQAENYFKHLTEKSNLIKHQKYGVTPEQRDLNVYFISSPENLANLEQIRNNNLAAIGLSQNKSQMIGDKLIVWLSFNVHGNEFAGTESAMTVAYELVNPSNAETKKWLENTIVILDPCINPDGYSRYGNWLREISGKKTHPDLSDREHMEVWPGGRYNHYIFDLNRDWAWQTQPETQQRIALYNQWMPQVHTDVHEMGYDSPYFFPPSAEPLHEYIEKYQKDFHYTLGKNISKKFDAQNWMYNTGERFDLFYPSYGDTYPTYNGAVGMTMEQGGIGAGRAVTMSNGITLTIQDRLTHHATAVLTVVESAAAQADVLLKGFRGFMNNSRKTVKGNYKMYVMKNNPKLVQMADLLKKNNVEFSYADASQKASGFNYSTKTEKGFTIEPNDLIVKVDQQKAVFAQVLFEPNQKLNDSLSYDITSWALPLAYGVEGYALKNSLAIKTKASIEVQEKGIPQNVYAFHIPWNNRISAQVLSLLHQNNIKVRSALKKAVFGETIVEPGGLLVTKTDNPKVADFEKTISELVKIKTDFNYILTGFSSNAKDVGGENFNLLKAPKIVLLSGKGVGSTEFGSVWYYLEETVGYPVSVVDADNFKRIKLYNYNTLILPDGYYNFSEDQQKQIDDWVKNGGKVIAMNSALSLFEGKEGYALSPFATDEDKLSSEKEAEEEELKERFLDFQETERRYISKSIPGAIIENLLNKTHPMSFGLGDKYFSLKTDDRHYSLLKKATNVVYVPKDYKSYGFIGNEIKKKLNNTVSFAVDKKENGEIIYMVDNPLFRGFWENGNLLFSNALFLVD comes from the coding sequence ATGAAAAAGACTGTTTTTTCTTTTTATCTAATGCTAACTTTGGTGCTCAGTGTCCAGGCACAAGTGCAAAGTCCATCCCAGTTTTTACCCAATTACGGGAAACAAATTACCTATTATCATCAGGCCGAAAATTATTTTAAGCATCTTACGGAAAAGTCGAATTTGATCAAACACCAGAAATATGGAGTGACTCCGGAACAAAGGGATTTGAATGTGTATTTTATTTCTAGTCCGGAGAATTTAGCTAATTTGGAACAAATACGAAATAACAATTTAGCAGCCATAGGTTTATCTCAAAATAAATCGCAAATGATTGGTGATAAGTTAATTGTATGGTTGAGTTTCAATGTTCATGGAAATGAATTTGCAGGAACCGAAAGTGCGATGACCGTAGCTTATGAATTAGTAAATCCGTCGAATGCTGAAACCAAAAAGTGGTTAGAGAACACGATTGTAATTCTTGATCCGTGCATCAATCCGGATGGATATTCCAGATACGGGAATTGGTTACGAGAAATTTCAGGAAAAAAAACGCATCCGGATTTATCAGACAGAGAGCACATGGAAGTTTGGCCAGGCGGAAGATACAACCATTATATTTTTGATTTAAATAGAGATTGGGCTTGGCAAACGCAGCCAGAAACGCAGCAGCGTATAGCGTTGTACAACCAATGGATGCCTCAAGTTCATACGGATGTACACGAAATGGGATACGATTCTCCGTATTTTTTCCCACCGTCAGCGGAGCCTTTGCATGAATACATTGAGAAATACCAGAAAGATTTTCATTACACTTTAGGTAAAAATATTTCCAAAAAATTTGATGCTCAAAACTGGATGTACAATACCGGCGAACGTTTTGATTTGTTTTATCCAAGTTATGGCGATACCTATCCTACATACAATGGTGCAGTAGGAATGACGATGGAACAAGGAGGAATAGGCGCGGGGAGAGCTGTTACAATGAGTAACGGAATTACGCTTACGATACAAGATAGATTGACACATCACGCCACGGCAGTCTTGACCGTGGTAGAATCAGCGGCGGCACAAGCGGATGTTTTGCTGAAAGGATTCAGAGGTTTTATGAATAATTCCCGAAAAACAGTGAAGGGAAATTATAAAATGTACGTGATGAAAAACAATCCAAAGTTGGTTCAAATGGCGGATTTGTTGAAAAAGAATAATGTGGAATTCAGTTATGCCGATGCCAGTCAAAAAGCATCTGGATTTAATTACAGTACCAAAACAGAGAAAGGTTTTACGATTGAACCTAATGATTTAATTGTAAAAGTAGACCAACAAAAAGCCGTTTTTGCGCAGGTACTTTTTGAACCAAATCAAAAGTTGAATGATAGTTTATCCTATGATATTACTTCTTGGGCTTTGCCCTTGGCGTATGGAGTTGAAGGCTATGCGTTGAAAAATAGTTTGGCTATCAAAACTAAAGCGTCTATTGAAGTGCAAGAAAAAGGAATTCCACAAAATGTATATGCATTTCATATTCCTTGGAATAATAGGATCTCAGCTCAAGTTTTGTCATTGTTACACCAAAATAATATCAAAGTTCGATCTGCATTGAAAAAAGCTGTTTTTGGAGAAACAATTGTTGAACCCGGTGGTTTGCTGGTTACTAAAACAGATAATCCAAAAGTAGCCGACTTTGAAAAAACGATTTCTGAATTGGTAAAAATAAAAACAGATTTTAATTATATTCTAACCGGTTTTTCTTCGAATGCGAAAGATGTTGGTGGCGAAAATTTTAATTTATTAAAAGCACCTAAAATAGTATTACTCTCAGGCAAAGGAGTTGGTTCTACAGAATTTGGTTCGGTTTGGTATTATCTGGAAGAAACGGTGGGATATCCGGTAAGTGTTGTGGATGCAGATAATTTTAAAAGAATAAAACTATACAATTACAACACTTTGATATTGCCTGATGGATATTATAATTTCTCTGAGGATCAACAAAAACAAATTGACGACTGGGTCAAAAATGGTGGAAAAGTAATTGCCATGAATAGTGCCCTTAGTTTATTTGAAGGAAAAGAAGGATATGCTTTGAGTCCTTTTGCTACGGATGAGGATAAATTGAGTTCCGAAAAAGAAGCTGAAGAAGAGGAGTTAAAAGAGCGATTTTTAGATTTTCAGGAGACAGAACGCAGGTATATTTCTAAATCGATTCCTGGCGCTATTATTGAGAATCTTTTAAATAAAACACACCCAATGTCGTTTGGTTTAGGAGATAAATATTTCAGCTTAAAAACGGATGACAGACATTACTCATTATTGAAAAAAGCAACCAATGTTGTTTACGTTCCTAAAGATTATAAGAGTTATGGTTTTATTGGTAATGAAATTAAAAAGAAATTGAATAATACGGTAAGTTTTGCTGTTGACAAAAAAGAAAATGGAGAAATAATTTACATGGTTGACAATCCATTGTTTAGAGGTTTCTGGGAAAACGGAAATCTATTGTTCAGCAACGCATTGTTCTTGGTGGACTAA